The Mucilaginibacter sp. PAMB04168 genome contains the following window.
TCCACTTCAAGGTCGCGCTCGGTCATCATAAAATCGCCAATGCCATGATTAACTTGGGCGTTATGAATAGACTGCGTCATGTCAATCTGATCCAAACTGTCGCCAAATTCAAACTCACGGCGTTCAGAGTTCTTTTCATCGCCCTGGCCTGACTGGGGGGAACGGTGGTTGCCTTTGCCCGACTTTTTAAGCTTGCCGAAAATCTCTTCGAGCGCCGACTGGCGAATGCTTTGCTCTGTTTTAGCCGTAATGTTAAACTCCCCTTTTTGCTGATCTTCTGATAAGTAGCCTTTTTGTTTCAGGTCATCAATAAAGTCACCCATGCCATATTCGTCATTAGTGATATTGTATTGCTTATCCAGTTCATTCATCCAGGTTAAAGCTTCGCCGGCATCGCCCGATGTATAATTGAGCAACTCCATAAAAAGCTTTAATAACTCATCAAACCCGCCTTTCGGAATTTCACGGGGTGTATATTTTGAAAACCCAAAACCACGCATAGGTATACCTTTCTTAGAATAAATTAACGGAAAAAAAGTGGTTAAAGTTTACCAATAATAACCGCAATCGTCAGAATTTGTGGAATTAACAGAATTAAATGACAATAGGTGATAAAGACGAGAGCTAAGAAACCAGACACAGGAAACAAGACTTGCCCCGTGTAGCAGATCTTACGGATTAGCTCATGGTTGATCTTGGCTTCCGGTTTTTGTTTTCCTGTCCCTTATCTTAAAACAGGTTATCAGGGTAAACGGGATTGGCACCGCGCTGGCTGGCTACAAAGGCGCCTATTTCGCAGGCTTTTTCCAATATTTGCGGAATGGGCTGTGCTAACAGTAGGCCGGCTACCAAGGTGGCCAGAAAAGAGTCGCCCGCGCCTACGGTATCTTCTACCTGCACCTCAAAACCCGGGTGTTCGTAAAACTCCTCATCATGCCATATAATAGCGCCGTTCTGGCCGCGGGTAACACAAATGGTATTAGAGTGAAACTTCTTGTGAAATTCTACCATTTTATCCTTCAGGCTACCATGCGTGCTGTGGATAAGTAAGTTGGCTTCATCCTCATTCATTTTTACAACATTGGCCAGGGCCGCTAGCGTTTCAATAGTATCTAAGTCATAATGAGGCGGGCGCAGGTTTACATCAAACACTCTTAGCGGTATAGTAAATTCACTTAGCAAATTCAGTAGCGTAGTGCGGGTAGCCTGTTCACGGCTGGCCAGGCTGCCAAATACAATGGCTGCCAATTGCCCGGCCTCGTTCAATAATTCATCAGTGGGTTGTATGTTATCCCATGCTACCGGCTGAGGGATTGTATAGGTAGCCTGGCCGCTGGCATCAAGCGAAACGGTAACTTCACAAGTAGGCAAATGCCTGTCCTTTTGTATGTACTGAAGTGGTACGTTAGCTTTCTGCAGTTCAAGCAAAAGATCATCACCCGAGGCATCGGCACCTACACGGCTTACGATGTAAGAGGGTATGCCCTGTTGCGTTAAATGTTGCGCTACGTTGAGCGGTGCGCCGCCAATTTTTTTGCCGTCTTCAAAAGTGTCCCATAAAACCTCGCCGAAGCATAGTACCTGTTTGCTCATAAATTTTTAGCAGATGAAGTGTAAATCTAAAAGATTTAGCGGTGAAATTTGTTTACTTTAGTTTTTATGAAAACACGGTTGCTTTTGGGGTTATTGCTAATGCTTGCCTTAAATGGTTTTGCGCAAGACAAGCCGGCCATTTTAAAAGTACTGGAAACCCAACGGCAGGCCTGGAACCGCGGCGATCTGGAAGGCTACATGCAAGGTTACTGGAAATCAGATTCGCTATTATTTGTAGGTAAAAGCGGTCCCAAATACGGCTGGCAAACTACGCTGGATAACTATAAAAGCGGCTACCCTGACAAAGCCGCGATGGGCCAGCTTGTGTTTAAGATATTAAAAGTGCAGTTACTGGATAAAACCAACGCCTTTGTACTCGGCGGCTGGCAGCTACAACGGGATAGAGATGCACCCGGCGGCTACTTTACACTCCTGCTACGTAAAATAAACGGTGAGTGGAAAGTGGTGGCTGACCATAGCTCTTAGTAGAACTAAGAAGCAGGACTTTTCCGTTATAGTGAGACTGAAGCGATCTTAGTAAAGAGATTTAAGTCTGACGGCCTAAACTTTTTAAGGTACACGAAGTTTTTTGTGAATGAATGAAGTTCAGAAAAAGCCTTTTGATATAAACGGCATGCTCAACCGTATTGCGGAGCTTATGGTGCAATATCCTAAGGCGGCTATGTTTCAGTTATACGAGGAGGGTTTTACTTCACTGTTTGAACAGTTACTGTCCTGCATTATCAGCATCCGTACCTTGGATGAGGTATCTATCCCCGTATCAAAGCGATTGTTTGCTAAGGCCCGTACCCCGCAGGAACTGCTTAAACTATCACCGTTGGAATTAGAAGATGTATTGCATGGGTCCTCCTATAACGGACAAAAAGCTTATACTATGCTGAGCATTGCTCAAACGGTGATTGGCCAGTATAACGGCCAATTGCCAGCCGATTATGAACAACTTACCAGCTTAAAAGGTGTTGGACCTAAATGCGCCAACCTGGTTTTAGGCATAGCTGCCCAAATACCAGCCATAAGCGTGGATAGCCACGTGCACCGGGTGGTTAACCGCTGGGGATACATTCAAACCGCTCAGCCCGAAAAAACTTTATCGGCTTTAGAGAAACTAGTGCCGCAAGACCGCTGGATTGATATAAATCGCCTGCTAATGCCCTTTGGTAAGTTTCATTGCACCCATAACCTACCTAAATGCTCAATTTGCCCGGTGTTAGATTATTGCCGGCAGGTTGGGGTAACTCGGCATCGCTAAGCTTAATCGGCAGCATTAACCGACATCGGAACTAACTGGTTGTACCGTCCGTATTGTGCCATATCAGCTAACACTTTGTAGTACAGTGAGCTGTCTTGATTGATGAAAAATTTCTTGTTTTTGCGGATGGACGGAATGGTGCCTATCAAAGTACCAATGGTAGCGCCGGTAAACACATAGGCAGCGTTGTCAGAAAGGGTCGAACTTTTATCACCGTAGTTACTGCTAGCAGGATTGGTTTTATCCTCGTCAGCTTGGGCAGCCAAATTGAGTGCAGTGATACTACCTATTAACGCCGTACCTAAAATTTTTGACCCTAATGAACCGGTGTGTTTTTTAACTTTAATTTCTTTAATATCTAATGCGTCTATATATAATACATCATCGTTCAGTACAATACCAACACCGTGATTGTATACACGCTCTAAAATACCGGTTTTTACACCCTGCGTTGTGTATACTTTTGCTTCATAAAGTACAGGATTTTGTGCCGTTTGTGCATGTACAAAAAGGCAGTTAAAACACAGCAGCGCTAAGCTAAGAAGCAGTTTTTTCACTAAAGTATTATTTTTCATCCTTTTAACTTACCTTGGCTCGCCTGCTGCTAAGGCCTTATTGGCACGTTTAACGGCAAGCTCTTCTTTCCAGTCCATATAACGTTTCTTGTAGCGTTTTTTCATAAAGCTGTCCAGTTCGCGCTGAATAGTAAGGTTGTATAAGCTTTTGGCTTTTATACCCCATGATTTATCCCAGGCGCGCAGCGATATAGAAAACGAGCCGTCCAGATACTTCATCCAGTGCCAGTAGCCGGTTGGCATAAACAGGGTGTCGCCATGTTCAAGTACGGTTTCCTGCCCTTCGATGCCGTCCAACGCAGGGAATTTACTGAAATCCGGATTTTCTATGTCGTAGTCCTCCAGTGCATAAGTAGCAAACGGAATGCGGTATAAACGCTCTTTCCACTTATAGTCAAACAGCATAACGTGTTTGCGCCCATTGAAATGGGTATGAAAAATATGGGCCAGATCTATATCATAATGCAGGAAGGTTACAGAGCCTGCACCACCAAAAAACATGTTGGGATATTTATCTAAAAAGCCCCCCATCAGGTCGGTAGGCGAGCGGTAGTCATCCAGCAAATCTGGTGCATGCTTAATCGGGTCGAATAAAAAAATACGCAGGTCGGTTGGCTCTTTTTGTATCAGGTCAATGTAATCTCCAAATTTCATTTCGGCAGCTGATGCATTGATGGCCTTGCTAGGGTCGGCTTTTGAGCTGTCATATAAAGGCACTACCTGGTCGCCAACGGTTTCTTTCAAATATTCAAAAGTCCATTTTTGTAAAGCAGGCCAGCTTTCGGTAGCCTTGCGAATCACCAAAGGTTTACGCGGATTTAAATAATTTTGTATGAAATCTTCTTTACTAATATTATCAACCCGGTCAATCTGAGAAAGTATTAAACCCATATCATTCACATCAATTTAACATACAAAGTTAACTAAATTTAAAAGTGCCTGCTCAATAACTTTATTTTTGATGTGTTACTGACATAAAACAACAAAGCCCGGCGCTCAAGGCAGCCGGGCTTTTATAAGCTAAAATTAAGGGATCTGGCTTCAAATTAATTAGGCATCAGTACGGTATTTACCACGTGTATTACGCCATTCTTTTGAAATACATCGGCAATTGTTACCCATGATTTACCGCCTTTTTCGTCAACTAAATACAGCTTTTTACCGTCAACCATGGCGGTTAATGTACCGCCGCTTACGGTTTTCAGTTCGGCTTTACCGCCGCCTGCTTTAACTTTGGCCATTAGGTTAGCAGCACTTAAGCGACCGGCCACTACGTGGTAAGTTAACACTTTGGTTAGCGTTGCTTTGTTTTCAGGTTTTAGCAGGGTTGGTACGGTGCCGGCAGGCAGTTTATCAAAAGCCTCATTAGTAGGTGCAAATACAGTAAACGGACCAGTGGTTTTCAACGTTTCAACCAAACCGGCAGCTTTAACAGCGGCAACCAGTGTAGTGTGATCTTTTGAGTTCACGGCATTATCAACAATATCTTTATTAGGGTACATGGGCGCACCGCCTACCATTACTGTTTGTGCATAACTTGCAGATGCGGTTGCCATAGCTACTAAAGCAAAAGCCGCGATAAATAATTTTTTCATAGTCTCTAAGATTTATGTGAGTATGTAGCAAGATACGGCTGCCTGTGCTGTTCAGATTTACAAATTCGGGATACTTGTTAACGCTTTAAGGTGTAAGTAGTTGCGGCTAAATTTAAAACCGGTAGCCGTTAATTCTCGTATGGGGCGGCTGTTAAAAGAAGAGTTCGGCGGCAATATGATCAGCGTAAAGTTTGCCGGGCTGTGTAAGTGTAAGGGTTTGCTGCTGCTGCATAAGCCAGCCTTTATGAATGAAAGGTTGCGCTTCTTTTAGCACAATAGCGGACGCCCCGCTTTGTATACCATTTAGGGTATCAAGGTTTAAACCCCACATGGTGCGTACCGAGGTCATGATGTATTCGTTCAGTCGGTTTTCGGGCGTTAGTTCTTCCACTTCGGCCGGAATGCTGTTGGTGCTTAATGCTTTTAAGTAAAGTGCATTGTTGGCTACGTTCCATTGCCGGGTGTTGCCGTTATATGCGTGTGCCGACGGGCCTATGCCCAGGTAAGGCACACCTTTCCAGTAATTGGAATTATGTCGCGAGTACTGCCCCGGTTTACTGAAGTTAGATATTTCGTAATGCTCAAAACCTTGTTGTTGCATGCGCTCCATAAGCCGTATAAATTGCTCGGCACTTTGCTGGTCATTTATGGGCGGCGTTTGTTTCTTTTTGACGAATGAAGCGAGGGCGGTGCGTGGTTCAACCGTTAATGAATATGCCGATAGGTGAGGTACATTCATTTCAAATAGCACGGTCATATTATGTTCCCACTTAGCTGAAGTAAGCAATGGGTAACCATAAATTAAATCGGCGGTAATGTTGTCGAAGCCCGCATCCTGCACCCGTTTTATAGCAGTTTCAGCTTCCTGTGCGCGGTGTGCGCGGTTCATCCAAGCTAAATCTTCATCAAAAAAAGATTGTATACCTATGCTAAAGCGGTTGATGGCGGTTTGCCGTAGCGCCAGCACTTTTTCTTTGGTTAAATCATCCGGGTTGGCTTCGAGTGTGATCTCGGCATCTGCGCTAACCTGGTGATGACATGCGATAGTATCCAGCAAAAAACTAATCTCGTCCGCATCTAACACCGATGGGGTACCACCGCCAAAATAAATAGTTTCTATAGTAGCGCCGTTGAGATAATTTTGCTGCAGAGCTATTTCTTTGCCCAGCGCTTCCACAATCTCCGTACGGTATTTTTGCGAGGTGCTGAAATGAAAGTCGCAATAATGGCAGGCTTGCTTGCAAAACGGAATATGAATATAAATACCTGCCATGTGCGGCAAAGATAAGATTTAAGACAGGCAGTAAGCAAAGCGTGCGCGTCACTTATCTGTAAGATGTTTGTAAGCAGGAAAGCTTGCAGCCTCCACTTACTTGTTTTTTCTTGACTGCGGCTATAACAATTAGCCTTAAATGATTGATTTGAGGGCTGATTTTTTTTAGGTACTTTTGCAGCTTAATAGCCCGGCTGTTTAGTACTATGCGGTATATTGCATTATGTTTATTATTATGGTGTGTGTGTGGATTAACTGCGTTTGCCCAAACGGATAGTACCATATACGCCCAGCCTGACAGCGTACCGCAACGCCGCTACTATCAACCGCCGCCTGCAGCCGCCGGCCTGCTCGATTCTGTTGCCAACGCTCTGGCTAACCGGCAACGCTTTATCGGCGATTCATTGTCGCTCATTTATATTAAGCAACCCGATTCGCTTCGTCACAACCAGTTTTTGGATAGTATGTTCAAAACGCAGGTTTATAGTGAATACGGCTTTTATAAACAGGCAGGCAATGTAAGAAGTATTTTGCGTGAAGGCAGCACCCGCCGCACGCGCGACCAGTGGGTAATTGTAATTATTGTAACCTTGCTGGTATACATGGCTGTATTAAACCGGGCCATGAGTAAGGATATCAGGAACGTATTGCAGTCCTTTTATAACAATCGCATCCTATCCCAGGTAAGTAAGGAAGAAAACCTGCTTAATTCATGGACGTTTTTGGGGCTCTTTATATTGTTTGGGGTTACTTTTGGCTTATTTCTGTACCAGCTTACCGCTTACTATGAGGTGTTTTATAGCATTAGTGGAGTGCAATTGTTTGGTTCATTTGCATTGCTAATTATTGTTCTGTTTGCTGTAAAGCTGCTCGTATTACGTTTTTTAGGTTTAGTTTTTAACGTAAATCGTCTGGTAGGCGAATATACGTCGATCTTATACCTTACCTATTTTAATATCACCTTCGTTTTTTTGCCTGTGTCGCTTTGTTTTAGCTTGCTGGCAGCGCAATATATACCATATGTACTGGGCGTAGCTTTGTTGCTGGTGGTTGTTATCTTTGTGTGGCAATATTTAAGGAGTAGCGTAAATATTATTTCAAACTTTAGATTTCATAAATTTTATTTATTTATCTATCTTTGTGCCCTCGAAATTTGCCCCATTTTGATATTGATTAAGGCACTGAACAATTAGACACTTAGGTAGTTAGAAAGAACAAATTGGAAGACAGAAAGAAAAGGGTTAAGAGTATATTGGTTACCTTGCCCAAACCTGAGAACGACAAAAATCCATACGCTGAGCTGGCTAAGAAACTGAATCTTAAAATTGATTTCAGGTCTTTTATTCACGTGGAGGGTGTACCGGCTAAAGATTTTCGTAAAGAAAGAATTAACCTTGCCGACTTTACAGCAGTAATTTTCACCAGCCGTAACTCGGCCGATCACTTTTTCCGTATTTGCGAAGAAATGCGTTTTGAGGTTCCGGTTGATATGAAGTACTTCTGCTTGTCAGAAACCATTGCCCTTTACCTCCAAAAATACATTCAGTACCGCAAACGTAAAATCTTTTTCGGTAAACAAACCGCAGCCGATTTGGCAGAGGTGTTGAAAAAGCACTCAGGCGAAAAGTTCCTTTACCCATGTTCTGATGTGGCTGCTGAAGAAACGCAAAAGTTCCTGACGGAGAACGGTTACAACTTTACACCGGCAGTGCTTTTCCGCACGGTATGTAGCGACCTGAGCGATCTTGCAGAGGTGTTCTATGATGTAATCGCTTTTTTTAGCCCATCAAGTATCCTGTCGCTTTATCAAAACTTTCCCGATTTTAAGCAGAACAACACCCGTATTGCTGCCTTTGGCGCTACTACACACAAGGCTGTTTTAGATGCAGGGTTAATACTGGATATTCCGGCACCTACACCTGGCGCTCCTTCAATGACAATGGCCATTGAACAGTATGTAAAGCAAGCCAATAAGTAAAAATCTTGAGTTTT
Protein-coding sequences here:
- a CDS encoding carbohydrate kinase, producing the protein MSKQVLCFGEVLWDTFEDGKKIGGAPLNVAQHLTQQGIPSYIVSRVGADASGDDLLLELQKANVPLQYIQKDRHLPTCEVTVSLDASGQATYTIPQPVAWDNIQPTDELLNEAGQLAAIVFGSLASREQATRTTLLNLLSEFTIPLRVFDVNLRPPHYDLDTIETLAALANVVKMNEDEANLLIHSTHGSLKDKMVEFHKKFHSNTICVTRGQNGAIIWHDEEFYEHPGFEVQVEDTVGAGDSFLATLVAGLLLAQPIPQILEKACEIGAFVASQRGANPVYPDNLF
- a CDS encoding uroporphyrinogen-III synthase; the protein is MEDRKKRVKSILVTLPKPENDKNPYAELAKKLNLKIDFRSFIHVEGVPAKDFRKERINLADFTAVIFTSRNSADHFFRICEEMRFEVPVDMKYFCLSETIALYLQKYIQYRKRKIFFGKQTAADLAEVLKKHSGEKFLYPCSDVAAEETQKFLTENGYNFTPAVLFRTVCSDLSDLAEVFYDVIAFFSPSSILSLYQNFPDFKQNNTRIAAFGATTHKAVLDAGLILDIPAPTPGAPSMTMAIEQYVKQANK
- a CDS encoding nuclear transport factor 2 family protein, coding for MKTRLLLGLLLMLALNGFAQDKPAILKVLETQRQAWNRGDLEGYMQGYWKSDSLLFVGKSGPKYGWQTTLDNYKSGYPDKAAMGQLVFKILKVQLLDKTNAFVLGGWQLQRDRDAPGGYFTLLLRKINGEWKVVADHSS
- the hemW gene encoding radical SAM family heme chaperone HemW, yielding MAGIYIHIPFCKQACHYCDFHFSTSQKYRTEIVEALGKEIALQQNYLNGATIETIYFGGGTPSVLDADEISFLLDTIACHHQVSADAEITLEANPDDLTKEKVLALRQTAINRFSIGIQSFFDEDLAWMNRAHRAQEAETAIKRVQDAGFDNITADLIYGYPLLTSAKWEHNMTVLFEMNVPHLSAYSLTVEPRTALASFVKKKQTPPINDQQSAEQFIRLMERMQQQGFEHYEISNFSKPGQYSRHNSNYWKGVPYLGIGPSAHAYNGNTRQWNVANNALYLKALSTNSIPAEVEELTPENRLNEYIMTSVRTMWGLNLDTLNGIQSGASAIVLKEAQPFIHKGWLMQQQQTLTLTQPGKLYADHIAAELFF
- a CDS encoding fasciclin domain-containing protein; amino-acid sequence: MKKLFIAAFALVAMATASASYAQTVMVGGAPMYPNKDIVDNAVNSKDHTTLVAAVKAAGLVETLKTTGPFTVFAPTNEAFDKLPAGTVPTLLKPENKATLTKVLTYHVVAGRLSAANLMAKVKAGGGKAELKTVSGGTLTAMVDGKKLYLVDEKGGKSWVTIADVFQKNGVIHVVNTVLMPN
- a CDS encoding cupin-like domain-containing protein; this encodes MGLILSQIDRVDNISKEDFIQNYLNPRKPLVIRKATESWPALQKWTFEYLKETVGDQVVPLYDSSKADPSKAINASAAEMKFGDYIDLIQKEPTDLRIFLFDPIKHAPDLLDDYRSPTDLMGGFLDKYPNMFFGGAGSVTFLHYDIDLAHIFHTHFNGRKHVMLFDYKWKERLYRIPFATYALEDYDIENPDFSKFPALDGIEGQETVLEHGDTLFMPTGYWHWMKYLDGSFSISLRAWDKSWGIKAKSLYNLTIQRELDSFMKKRYKKRYMDWKEELAVKRANKALAAGEPR
- the nth gene encoding endonuclease III — its product is MNEVQKKPFDINGMLNRIAELMVQYPKAAMFQLYEEGFTSLFEQLLSCIISIRTLDEVSIPVSKRLFAKARTPQELLKLSPLELEDVLHGSSYNGQKAYTMLSIAQTVIGQYNGQLPADYEQLTSLKGVGPKCANLVLGIAAQIPAISVDSHVHRVVNRWGYIQTAQPEKTLSALEKLVPQDRWIDINRLLMPFGKFHCTHNLPKCSICPVLDYCRQVGVTRHR
- a CDS encoding DUF4271 domain-containing protein, which translates into the protein MCGLTAFAQTDSTIYAQPDSVPQRRYYQPPPAAAGLLDSVANALANRQRFIGDSLSLIYIKQPDSLRHNQFLDSMFKTQVYSEYGFYKQAGNVRSILREGSTRRTRDQWVIVIIVTLLVYMAVLNRAMSKDIRNVLQSFYNNRILSQVSKEENLLNSWTFLGLFILFGVTFGLFLYQLTAYYEVFYSISGVQLFGSFALLIIVLFAVKLLVLRFLGLVFNVNRLVGEYTSILYLTYFNITFVFLPVSLCFSLLAAQYIPYVLGVALLLVVVIFVWQYLRSSVNIISNFRFHKFYLFIYLCALEICPILILIKALNN